A stretch of Cryptococcus decagattii chromosome 7, complete sequence DNA encodes these proteins:
- a CDS encoding phosphoribosylaminoimidazole carboxylase: protein MAPRKTVGILGGGQLGRMLTHPAALLGIPLLILDSGSYTPAKQTLLPPPSHSHLDGPFTSEPHIRELASACDVLTVEIEHVNADVLEAVEKEGLCEVQPSPKTIRLIQNKYDQKKYLAERGVAVAPYEELPANPTEEDFKAIAGRLGLPLMLKAKTLAYDGRGNSPLKSTSSEDIQASLKFLGDRPLYAEGWAPFVKEVAVMVVRNKEGEVRSYDAVETIHRESILRVCLAPLRGERGVNQRARELAEKAVGHLEGAGIFGVEMFLMPDGELLLNEIAPRPHNSGHHTIEACLTSQFENHLRAILSLPLGSTALRVPSAAMVNILGASSTMDAIDKMADNALTVSGAAVHLYGKAESRKARKMGHITVTAESDAELNERLRTLLFAQPDAHADWIDLIAPPPPAPAHSHAKPLVGIIMGSDSDLPVMHPATKILDKFGVPYELTITSAHRTPERMVKYAKTAAGRGLRAIIAGAGGAAHLPGMVASETSLPVIGVPVKASVLDGVDSLYSIVQMPRGIPCATVGINNSTNAALLAVRILGTSVSALNKATEEYSRALEEEVLAKVDILEEEGWDKYVERLKK from the exons ATGGCCCCCAGAAAGACAGTCGGTATCCTCG GCGGTGGTCAGCTCGGCCGGATGCTTACCCACCCTGCGGCCCTTCTCGGCATTCCTCTCCTGATTCTCGACTCTGGTTCTTACACTCCCGCTAAACaaacccttcttccccctccttctcattcACACCTTGATGGGCCTTTCACTTCTGAACCCCACATTCGTGAACTGGCCTCTGCGTGCGACGTCCTCACAGTGGAGATCGAGCACGTCAACGCCGATGTTCTTGAGGCTGTAGAAAAGGAAGGTCTCTGTGAAGTCCAGCCAAGCCCCAAGACAATCAGGTTGATCCAAAACAAGTACGATCAAAAGAAGTACCTTGCCGAAAGAGGTGTGGCTGTTGCACCTTACGAGGAGCTTCCGGCAAACCCGACGGAAGAGGATTTTAAGGCTATCGCGGGTCGATTGGGTTTGCCCTTGATGCTCAAAGCTAAGACCCTTGCCTATGATGGGCGCGGTAATTCTCCTCTTAaatccacatcctcagAGGACATCCAAGCTTCCTTGAAATTCCTTGGTGACAGGCCTCTTTATGCTGAAGGTTGGGCGCCTTTTGTCAAGGAAGTTGCGGTTATGGTTGTCAGGAATAAGGAGGGTGAAGTCCGAAGCTATGACGCGGTTGAGACTATTCACAGGGAGAGCATTTTGCGAGTGTGCTTGGCCCCTCTCAGGGGTGAAAGGGGTGTGAATCAGAGAGCTAGGGAGTTGGCTGAGAAGGCAGTCGGACACCTTGAGGGCGCTGGTATATTTGGCGTTGAAATGTTCCTCATGCCTGATG GCGAACTTCTTCTTAACGAGATTGCTCCTCGTCCTCACAACTCTGGCCACCACACCATTGAAGCATGTCTTACTTCCCAGTTTGAGAATCACCTTCGAGCCATTTTATCCTTGCCTCTTGGCTCTACTGCTCTCCGCGTCCCATCTGCTGCCATGGTCAACATTCTCGGTGCCTCATCGACTATGGACGCCATAGACAAAATGGCGGACAATGCGCTCACTGTTTCTGGTGCTGCCGTGCACCTTTACGGCAAAGCTGAGAGCCGAAAAGCTCGCAAGATGGGTCACATCACGGTGACTGCCGAGAGCGATGCTGAGCTCAATGAGCGCCTTCGAACTCTATTATTCGCCCAGCCTGATGCCCATGCCGATTGGATTGACCTCATtgcccctcctccccctgcTCCCGCCCACTCCCACGCCAAGCCTCTTGTTGGTATCATCATGGGCAGCGACTCTGACTTGCCAGTGATGCATCCTGCCACCAAAATTCTCGACAAATTCGGTGTCCCTTACGAGCTTACCATAACTTCTGCCCATCGCACTCCTGAGCGAATGGTGAAATATGCGAAGACTGCTGCAGGCCGAGGATTGCGAGCCATCATTGCTGGAGCCGGCGGGGCTGCCCATTTACCAGGTATGGTCGCTAGCGAGACCAGTTTGCCAGTCATTGGTGTGCCCGTCAAGGCCAGTGTACTAGACGGCGTGGATTCATTGTACAGTATTGTGCAGATGCCT CGAGGTATTCCCTGTGCCACTGTGGGTATCAACAACTCTACAAATGCCGCCTTACTTGCGGTCCGTATTCTTGGAACATCTGTATCCGCACTTAACAAGGCTACTGAGGAATACTCCAGGGCgcttgaggaagaagtttTAGCTAAAGTTGACattttggaggaggaaggctGGGACAAGTACGTTGAGAGGTTGAAGAAATAG